In Glycine max cultivar Williams 82 chromosome 4, Glycine_max_v4.0, whole genome shotgun sequence, the genomic stretch taatttgacattaaacaaaataacaaaaaagtataatttcaaatttcataataatataTGTGTTTCATTGTTGTGAGAgtgataagataaaaaaatatttttaaattgaaaaaaagataaaagatcatGATTTCATGATTATAATAATTGGAGTTGCAaaagtaattaagtttaaataataattttatgagtCTAATTTTCATGCATagtgtaaaactttttacactataaccaaatgataatgtaaaaagtaaataaattttacaaatataataatttatgattaaaatctaaaaaaaaaatgattgaatgcaaatataaaaagttaattttatttaaataaaattataattttctttgatATAGTTTGCTGGGCTATTATTATTGCAGCGGCGAACCCAGCAACAGCTTATTACCTTTTCGTGATCGATGGTGggagaaaaggaaggaaaaacaaaTGAATTATTTATCTGAATGATGATTGTTTGACGCATAACTAAATCCGATCGGGGAGGGGATGACGTGCAGAGCAGTGAGAGAGCTAAAAGGGCAGGTGTTGTAACAATTCTCACCTTCCTataggaattttttttgtgagaaaTGAACTAAAAAACATTTCCAGGAAACATCATTTCCATAGAATCGCTACTTTTGCTGTTTTCTATATGCCTTTCGTTGTCTTAGTACTGCACTCCAGtagacttaatttttttttttttatattttaagaataaaaaaacaatagtaaagaaagaaagaaggagagagCTCCCCCCGCCAATGTTGCAGCGAGTGACCCATGTCCTTTTCTGCATCTGAGATACTTGAAAGAAACAGAAACACTCACCCTCCAAGCCAAGCCAAGGTGATATAATTAGGTATGGAAATGGAAAATATGGTTTGCATTCTGGATCTGTCATCCTTGCCTATGTTATTACAGTGGTTGAGCTGATCTGCCTTTTCAGGCTGATTGATTACGAAACTAACTGAAACGATGAGTGGAGCTGTTCTTGTTGCTGTTGCTGCTGCCATCGGTAACTTACTACAAGGATGGGATAATGCGACTATTGCAGGTTTggtgaattgattttatttattttgcgaTGAATTAAAATTGGCTGATCTAACCAATAACCTGAGTTCGCATGCAGGATCTATCTTGTACATAAAAAGGGAGTTTCAATTACAAAGTGAACCCACAGTTGAAGGTCTAATTGTGGCTATGTCACTTATTGGAGCCACCGTGGTTACTACATGCTCTGGTGCCCTATCAGACTTGCTTGGCCGACGTCCAATGTTGATTATCTCCTCTATGCTTTATTTTGTTAGTTCTCTTGTCATGCTATGGTCTCCAAATGTTTATATCCTCCTCTTTGCTAGACTTTTAGATGGTCTGGGAATTGGTTTGGCAGTTACCTTGGTACCTCTTTACATATCTGAGACAGCTCCTTCTGAGATTAGGGGATTACTCAATACACTTCCACAGTTCACTGGTTCTGCGGGAATGTTTTTCTCCTACTGTATGGTGTTTGGGATGTCACTGATGAAGGCGCCAAGCTGGAGAATCATGTTGGGTGTTCTTTCAATCCCTTCTCTTATTTACTTTGCACTCACACTGTTGTTCTTGCCTGAGTCTCCCAGATGGCTCGTCAGTAAGGGCCGAATGCTTGAGGCCAAGAAGGTTTTGCAGCGCCTTCGTGGAAGGGAAGATGTTTCCGGTTAGTTACGTTACGTGCCTAGTCTTCATGATTTTCTtgcttttccttcattttttttcatgcttTACTACTCTTGATGTTCAAATTACATCTTAGCTGGACATTCAGCTGTTCACCTTTGGGTGATTATATATGTATTCTCTGAGCCTGATCTATTCCAGTTGCCAAAATCGTTTCACTTTCATTTGTGATGGTTAACAAGAATTGACACTCAACGATAAATTATCAGTGTGGTCTGACAGTGATTGATTTTTCATGTATAGATGATTATAAATACTTAATGCATTTTTAAAGGGGGGAGGCGATGCTACAAACATTCAAATTATATGTGTGGAGGGCGCACACTTATTGTAAAACATTTTTAGACAAACATCCAACAGAAATTCATCCTATCACCTCATCATGTCAATGAATTGGATGATGTACTAAAAGGGTGAATTCCTATTGGATGTCTGTGCAACAATGTTTGACACTAATAGTGCTTATAAATTAAAGTGTATATTTACATCATTTTGGAAGCTTCAGTTTATATTAACTGTtgataatctttttatttttactttttccaTTCTCTCGATATAGATGCATGTAGATGTAGTTGATTTTGATCCTTTGTGGATTCGGGCTTTGGATATTTCTGCTAACTTCAAATTGTTTACTTTCTTTTGTTTCTACTGCAGTAATTAATGTGTATATATGCATGACTTTGATAATAATTGTCATTGGGCATGGACAGGTGAAATGGCTTTACTGGTTGAGGGTCTTGGAGTTGGGGGTGATACAGCCATAGAAGACTATATAATTGGTCCAGCCAATGAACTTGCTGATGAAGAGGATCCGTCCagagaaaaagatcaaattaagtTGTATGGACCAGAACAAGGCCAGTCCTGGGTTGCTAGACCTGTTGCTGGACCAAATTCTGTTGGCCTTGTATCTAGGAAAGGAAGCATGGCAAATCCAAGCAGTCTAGTGGACCCTCTAGTGACCCTCTTTGGTAGTGTACATGAGAAGCTCCCAGAAACAGGAAGCACCCTTTTTCCACACTTTGGGAGTATGTTCAGTGTTGGGGGAAATCAGCCAAGGAATGAAGATTGGGATGAGGAAAGCCTAGCCAGAGAGGGTGATGATTATGTCTCTGATGCTGGTGATTCTGATGACAATTTGCAGAGTCCATTGATCTCACGTCAAACAACGAGTCTGGATAAGGACATACCTCCTCATGCCCATAGTAACCTTGCAAGCATGAGGCAAGGTAGTCTTTTACATGGAAATTCAGGAGAACCCACTGGTAGTACTGGGATTGGTGGTGGTTGGCAGCTAGCATGGAAATGGTCTGAAAGAGAGGGCCcagatggaaagaaggaaggtGGCTTCAAGAGAATATATTTACACCAAGATGGTGGTTCTGGATCTAGACGTGGGTCTGTGGTTTCACTCCCTGGCGGTGATTTACCAACTGACAGTGAGGTTGTACAGGCTGCTGCTCTGGTGAGTCAGCCTGCCCTTTATAATGAGGACCTTATGCGTCAACGGCCAGTTGGACCAGCTATGATTCATCCCTCTGAAACAATTGCAAAAGGGCCAAGTTGGAGTGATCTTTTTGAACCTGGGGTGAAGCATGCATTGATTGTGGGGGTGGGAATGCAAATTCTTCAGCAGGTAATGTGATATTTTCAATATCTGTTTTTTTTCCGTTCCCATCAGTTGTAATATTGCACTTTAGTACTTTGTTTTCCTTGCCTTGTGATGAAACATTCATTATGCTGTATCCAAGTGTTGACTagcagtgtttttttttttcttcttgtctgCCTTCTTAAAAAAGCTGAACGGGCAAGGACAGTTTTATTGTCATCCTATAACACTGTTCCACCTGTGCAATTTTTCATGCAgcttaagaatatattttataagttgTCCTCTCTATTTTGTTTGTTAGAATGTAAGGACTGTTAAGGGTTCAAGGAGTTTTCTAATGTTAATAATCTAATTGGGCTAGGGCTTGTACTAGTTGTAGTGTTGTGCTATACAGTAATGGACCTAGGTTATTAGTATAAATAGTTGTTAGTCGTTTGTATCTGTCTCATGCAATTCATCTTAAATAGTCTCTTTCCCATTTTCAAATGTCCTTAGTCCTTACAGTTTATCTGAGCTTCAACAAATGAGTTTGTTTGGGATTTTGCTGTGActgagatttttaatttttgaagatAATTACTTTTGCAAGTATTGATATAGAAGAGtgcattttgaaaagaaaaaaaaagtttacattTGAGATGTTATTTGAAAAGTTATGTGGGTGAAATTGTTTTAGTTGgtgttaaatataaaatcagTCATGTTCTTTCACCTGACAGCTTAAGTAAGTCTTTTTTCAGATGTAAAATTAGTGAATACTATGAAAATGATTCAAGCCAAATTTcattgaatttgaaaaatactttttgagTTCTGTTTcagtaaaacaaacaaaattacttGATATTTCTATGAATTATGCACATAAATGAAATTGTGAGTCCCAATTTAGTTGAAACACTTTGTTCATTATGACTAGATtatttcaactattttttttgtttttttttatcagcaaatataattatattcatatatatgagaaaagtaccagaggtacttgaGATACATTTAGTTGGATGGCCATAATCTGGTTCCAGACCAGActaaaatagattatttcaaCTATATTTAGTTGATAACACATTTTAGGAATTTGAGACTAAAAAGAGggttcttttttaataaagtaaaaataaa encodes the following:
- the LOC100793265 gene encoding monosaccharide-sensing protein 2, giving the protein MSGAVLVAVAAAIGNLLQGWDNATIAGSILYIKREFQLQSEPTVEGLIVAMSLIGATVVTTCSGALSDLLGRRPMLIISSMLYFVSSLVMLWSPNVYILLFARLLDGLGIGLAVTLVPLYISETAPSEIRGLLNTLPQFTGSAGMFFSYCMVFGMSLMKAPSWRIMLGVLSIPSLIYFALTLLFLPESPRWLVSKGRMLEAKKVLQRLRGREDVSGEMALLVEGLGVGGDTAIEDYIIGPANELADEEDPSREKDQIKLYGPEQGQSWVARPVAGPNSVGLVSRKGSMANPSSLVDPLVTLFGSVHEKLPETGSTLFPHFGSMFSVGGNQPRNEDWDEESLAREGDDYVSDAGDSDDNLQSPLISRQTTSLDKDIPPHAHSNLASMRQGSLLHGNSGEPTGSTGIGGGWQLAWKWSEREGPDGKKEGGFKRIYLHQDGGSGSRRGSVVSLPGGDLPTDSEVVQAAALVSQPALYNEDLMRQRPVGPAMIHPSETIAKGPSWSDLFEPGVKHALIVGVGMQILQQFSGINGVLYYTPQILEQAGVGYLLSSLGLGSTSSSFLISAVTTLLMLPCIAIAMRLMDISGRRTLLLSTIPVLIAALLILVLGSLVDLGSTANASISTISVIVYFCFFVMGFGPIPNILCAEIFPTRVRGLCIAICALTFWICDIIVTYTLPVMLNSVGLAGVFGIYAVVCFIAWVFVFLKVPETKGMPLEVIIEFFSVGAKQFDDAKHN